Within Spinacia oleracea cultivar Varoflay chromosome 4, BTI_SOV_V1, whole genome shotgun sequence, the genomic segment CACTGCGGCGTTGAAGCTAACTGGAGAGCAGTGACCGATCATCCTTCCATTTTTCCCCTCctcgattttctctctcctcagtaACGCTCACTTGGAAATGGAGATTGGAGAGTAACGCACGGGATTGAATCAACTTTGTGAAGTTGCGAAGGGTATTTTAGTATATTACataggggacacgaaaagtgatGTTACCAAAACGTCCTCAGCTGTtgctttatataatagagatatttACAACTACAATCACATAACTATGACCAAAAAAACATTATTTCACATAAAAGTACATATTTACAACTACAAGCACATAACTAGGAAGAAAAGCGCATGTTCAATTGAAAAAGGAAATCAACGCAAAATAGGACAAATTCTAATTACTGGTTGATAAACACTACGTCTGCCATTGATTAAGATGCACGTCTGTTCTTGGGTGTAAAAAAACCCATGAAATTCCAATTAATAatagataaaattatcaaaaactGTCGAAATAAATGAAATTAACAATTAAATTACACATGAAAAGAACATCGATACACACTTACTTGAATAAATGAAGATTAACGCATACGTAATTTACGAATTTGAGCAACTGTGTCGCCTAATTTGCGATTTTTGGAGATGAAGATGttctttattttggttttcTCCTTTTGACGACATCAACGAGGattctaattgattctctaaatctttttccttttctattgacagttttttaaatttaaaaattctATCCTAATATAACTGCCAAAAGATACCAAAATATCTGGAAAGTATTTTtgtgttattaatttttttttttggtaaaagacTATCAAAACAATGTAATTTTGACCCGATAACGTATAGAGCACACGCAACCGAGTGTACCTTCTACTAATCGATAATTTAGGAATTATGAGAAAACTGAAATCTTTGAGAGGTGGGCCCCAATTGACTTGACTTCTGACTGCTTTATAAAACTCCACAACAAAAAAATTCTGTGTCATCACGCGCACTCGCCCACCCACCatacactctctctcctcccaactCGACGATCCTAACCATGACTCACCGGTTCAACTCACCGGTTCCACTCTCGATCTCCACTGAGTTAGCCACCATCACCCGCCACCACACTCCGGCGATAAACGATATGGAAGGCTGCATGACGGCGGTGGAACGAATACTAAACTACAGATTCAGGGACAAGACGCTTCTAGAAGAAGCGCTGACTCACTCGTCATGCACCGAGTCAAAGTCTTACCAAAGACTGGAGTTCGTCGGCGACGCCGTGGTAGGGCTGGCGTTCGCGAACTTCGTGTACTTGGCATATCCAAGGGTTGATCAAGGAATTCTCTCCCTCCTCCGTGCGGCTAACATCAGCACTGAGAAACTCGCGCGCGTCGCCGTGCGTCACGGTCTTTACCGTTATGTCCGTCATAACGCTCTTGCTCTTGACGCTAAGGTACGTTATTTTTTTCTAATTGAAATTcctcttcttttttgttttggtaAAGTTTGCGCTGGAAAATTGGCATGCATGATTGGAAATTGGATTGGAGTATAATGTAATTAGTGAGATTAGGGTTAATTGAATTAGATTTTGATATTTGTAAAATttgttgagattttttttaaaaaaggttTTGATAATTATAGAATGCGAACCACAAGATTGGCTAGAACGTGTATAATTGGAAGGATTGACGTATCGTTGCAGTCTTTAAAGGCCCTGTTTGGTAACTAGAGGTTAGCGTTTAGCTGTTTACTGTTCACATTAGCAGTTAGCGGATTACCTTTTTGTTTAGCAGATTTGACTGCGGATTTGACTAGCTGATTATATAAATATGTTTGGTAACAATTAGCACAAATTCTTATatacaagggttgtacaataaatattgtacacaagagtaaaagttaactcaaaatgcttaaaagttaagcttatatatgtaaaagttatctattttttagtgataatttttttcattttaataaaacttatttcttcaaaatcactaataatgtataaaattaatcattgaactctttaaaatgtttatctatcaactttttttttactaatataaaagttaatcaaaactaagttaaagtcacaaaaaaatgggtaaaagttatcttggtgtacaataaatttattgtacaccttgtgcgcgcaagaccttttgaacaATTAGAGGTTTCTTAAAGGTTTTTTACTATTCCATTGTGCAAAATGACAATTTTGGACATTGATCTTTTGCTTAAAATGTAAAGGGTTGTAAGTAAGTACAAATTTATAATCACAAAATAAAGAAGTATATAATCACCTTTTTCCATCTTCTCTAAGAATcataacatttccaaaataaaggTAAACCCATataccaaaaaggaaaaaaaatcacaaaagagaaaataaataaattagaacCCACCTCCTTCTCCCACCTTATTTCCATCGCCAAATGAAAAACCACCCTCCTCCATTTTTGTTCAATTTCTTCAAAAACCCACCATCAAAATTCCCAACTTTTGACCTCCTCAAATTTCCATTAATACTTACTCTTGATCATCTTCATCTCCCGATCTCCTCTTAAAATTCTCCATGatttatttccaaaaatatTAATGATTACAAATCAGATTTCATGGTTACAAACTTACAATGGAACTCAATATGCAACAGAAGTTGGAGGTAGGAGAAGCAACTTAATACTCTGTAACCTTCATATTATttcttaaataataatttatacatGTATTTCACttgtaattttgttttttattgggatttttttttggcaatcaGTAAACGAATTCTTCGTCTACAAATATTTGTTTTCcctcaaatttttttatttatcaaaggAATTACATCCATTCAAGTAAGAGCAAATTTCCCTCAATATTTATTCCTATATATTAATTTATCGTCAATTATGTGCTTTAATTATGTTGCTGGAATTTCTGAATTTCTCATTTCCATATATTTTCTATGAAGAGTAGTTAACTTCAATGGCTGTTCAAAATGATGGGCATGAATGGTAATTCAGCAATAATACCAAATCCTCCTTCTGAAAACGTTGGTATTTGGAGCGTATTCTAAAATGGAGGTTTAGGCAAAATCCGCTCACACAAATCTCTGTTTACCAAACACCCCAATTAGTGGATTGGCCAGTCAAACCTCTAAATTTACCATCAATCCACTAAAAGCTGGTGTATCCGCTTGTTACCAAACGCAGCCAAAATCTATTTACTACTCCGTGTAGGTTAGAAGAGACACTGGAATAACACGTGTCAGTTCCTATATCGTGTCAATTCCTCTTGCGTTTTTTCCGTCAAAAACCACTTTCCCATAAAatttatctgttttattttatttttattctctaccttttttttataaactactCCTTATTATTTATGTATGaaaacaaattttattttataaattatggcaataatatatataacataataataatcattctaaattggtaatattttagtcaaatctctatattaataaatgaaaaatatatccctctatatttttgtcaaatctCTATATTTTagtcatattagcattttaaatatgcatattagatgaataaatttaaacgaatATGTTagaaatgttataactatgcagtagtttgggagaagttcaattaaatattttgtgaaaaaaaatatcaaaatccgtgcgtgcacgggatctaatatagtaataataaaagaaaaagttGTTTGGCTTTGGTAATTGTCAAATCATATAAATATAGTCGTAttgatcttattagattcgtctcgatacatattttttaaatatcaactttttacaattttttcttatccataatagaaaatattaatgtttgaaatcgtgtattgacaaacgtgcctaaataattatcACTTTTAAAAAAGAACCGAGAAAGTATGTTTTATATATTCATGTGAAGAGCAAGAGCGTTATGACGGACGTAACGGTAGAGACCGTGACGCACGGCGATGCGCGCGAGTTTTTCAGTGCTGATGTTAGCCGCACGGAGGAGGGAGAGAATTCCTTGATCAACACTTGGATACGCCAAGTACACGAAGTTCACGAACGCCAACCCTACCACCGCGTCGCCCACGAACTCCAGTCATTGGTAAGACTTTGACTCGGTGCATTACGAGTGAGTCAGGGCTTCTTCTAGAAGCGTCTTGTCCCTGAATCTGTAGTTTAGTATTCGTTCCACCGCCGTAACGCAGCCTCCATATCGTTTATTGCCGGAGTGTGGTGGCGGGTAATGGTGGTGTTCATGTGAAAATGCCTCTCACAAATTTCCtaatcaggaaaaaaaaaataaagaatattTAGAGTTGTTAGATCACGATCAAAAGATAATAACATACTACCAATAGCTATTTGATTGATCAAAAGATAAGAACTTTTTTTGTTAGGAAAAATACCAATAGCTATTTGATTGATCCAATGGACCAGTTTTATGAATTACTCACCCCCTGGTACATTTTGTCTAATTCAACTCGAAATTCTTAGCCACCCTCATTCCACCGTGTGATACTACTGAGGATCACATTTTTTCGGTGTTTGGAGGGAAAAAGCTCAGCATAAAACCGAGTATAAGGGCAATAGTAATAAGAGGTTTGTCATGAAGTTTGTGTTGAATTTTAGAGGTTTATAGACCAAAAAAAGAATGTATAGATCCTAAAGGTTGAAAAATGTGAAGGGTCCTAAAGGTTGAAAAATGTGAAAGGTGAGTCCCCATTGTTTAGCTTCACTCGTAGTCTTGTAGGCATGTTCTTGAACACCTTTGGCTTTAACAAACAAAATTGTAATGATATTACTGCTGTGTTTGTAGCTGCAGTTTATAAATTTGGCAAGAGAGAAACAATGCTTTGTGGAATGCAAGAGTCTCCTCTGTGCAGAAAAGTTGTAATGATATTAAGCATGATGTAATAGGTAGAATTAAGAGTATTGTAGGGGAAAAAGTTAGTCAAAACGATAGTTGGTTGGCTTTGTGCTTTTTAACAGGTGTATTCTGGTGTGGTTCTTGTTGTTGTAAGGTTGTTGCTTTAGTCTGTTTTGGTCTTTTGAGTTAGAGGGGAGCCTTCGTAGAAGGGTTGCCTCTTCTCTTGTAGTCCTTAGGTTGTATGAAGTGTTCATGTCTTTTTCAAAATATCATTACTTTcttaccaaaagaaaaaaacaaaaatgtatATGTATGGAAAATTAGCTCATTTGTAAAGTTATCTCAAACATGTGAATTTGAAATGTCTACTGTCATTTTTAAAGCATAAGAAAAATGTCCCATCTCATAGTTTCTGCATGCCTTGAGTTTTCAAAGGTTCGAGAGTTTGCACTCGTTGTGGAATCAGAGGATGAACTTGCTGCTATTTACGGAGGTGCAGTAAAAGCCCCGAAAGTTCTTGCTGACGTAGTTGAATCTGTTATAGCAGCTGTTTATGTAGACTGTGATTTCGATTTGAAGTATCTTTGGAAGGTTAGTTAGTACATTGGTGTTTTTGCTCTCTAATTGAGCTTGTGTTAATAGTTAATATGCTTTTGTGTCTGACTTCCAATATTGTAGATTATTAGGGGTCTTCTAGAGCCAATAGTTACCCTTGAGACATTGCCACTGCAACCAGTGACAATGCTCTATGAGTTATGCCAGAAGCAAGGAAAACAAGTTGATATGAAGCATTGGAGGAAAGTTGATACAAACATTTGTAGCATTTATGTGGATGGAAAGCTTGTTGCTACTGGAACTTCTGATCAGAAAGATATTGCTAAGCTTAATGCGGCGAAAGAGGCATTGGAGAAGCTCAGCCAATCTGGTATTAACAATAGAACCAGTATTATTTATGAAGTGAATGACAAGAATGAGATTGAATCTGCTAAGCAGAAGTTACACGAGCTATGTGGCAAAAAGAAATGGCCTAAAGCAACTTACAGGTATTGCTTTTTCTCTGTAATGAGCAATGATTCATgagatagatagatagaaaCTAATTTTTTACCACTCTTGTTAGAATATGACTTGAATCGGTCAAGTCCCTTACTGCAATGCCCCAGCATGATATactagggttatctgttttgggcttattttctgggttttttcgCATATGTAGGTCATAGTATAGTCGTATTCTGTAATTTGTACtcttcaagatcaataaaaattTCCCCCTGTGtatgtggacgtagctaacacgtTGTTGGTGAACCACGTTAAAATCTGTGTTTTTTATTTACATTATTAATAATCTTTTTTGCTTCCGTTATAACAATTCTATTTGTTAACATCAACTTGCAGGATTGAGAGAGAATCTGGGATGGCTCACGAGAGGAAATTCATATGCTCTGTTGAGATTGAAACAGCAGATGCGAAGCTGTTTATGTCGGGAGATGAGAAGTCAAAAGTGAAAGAGGCTGAAAATTCAGCTGCCTCCATGATGATCCATAGCCTTGTTGAGTCCAACTATATCTGAGGGAGTTCACCGTGCTTGTTGATAATGTAATGCCAGTAGTGCGGCCTATTCATCTGTTGCAGTTAAGTGGAGGAAATGGAGGAAAGTTCCTGCTTTTCATGTCTGTACATTAATGTGTACTGGAGTTACAGGCATGAGAAGCAGGAACTGCCACATTTCCTTTTCTTAACTGCAACAGAGTAATGGGCCTCTCATTTATCAACAAAATCTCTGATTAAAATCGTAAATTTGGTGACTCCATTATTTCTGCCAAAAATAACCGGCATCTCTTTTTTTCAAATCCATGGATTCAAGTTCATGGTTTGTTTGAAGAATGAAGAGTTTTAAGTCATTCCTTATTTCTTGTACACCAGTAAGTTGTTTGCCTACTTTCTTAGGGAGCTTTGTACTTTAGTTTATTTTATCTTGATTTCTCCTATTTATTTGCATCTAGCAAATTGGAGCTTGAATCTTATTTTTATTAGCACACTACCCTTTAGGAGTTAGGCTCTATGTAGCAACACAAAGTGCATCCATCTGACTCTATCAAACATGGAAGACCTTAGTTAGGgagtacttcctccatttctcaTTAGATGTACGAGTATCGCGTTTTATGTATTCGCAAGGTTACTTAGCCAAAAAGTGACCCGACATGAAAAACCGACCAAAATCAACCGACATTTGAACCGAATACAACAAAAAAGTGGATCTCTAAACCGACCTGAACCGATTGGTGTTGACCCAAAATCTGTTTTGACCCTTAAAGTTAATGCGTAATTAATATATTTTGAGCATACTTTTTAAATTATCTAAAATGAAAATTTCTCCCTACGATGTactatattatgtattttatatgttgaatatgataatttgaccaaaatatttgatatgcttaatatgttaatttgaccaaaatatttgatatgcttaatatgttaatttgaccaaaatatttgatatgcttaatatgttaatttgaccaaaatattgagtaaatatattttatagaaTTGATATATCGATTTGActtaaatattaccaaaattgtctaataccgtaatattctaaaatcttttttttttttctaaaaataacAGTTTAtacaaaatgagagaaaataaaataaaatataaagtaGATATTTTTTGGGAAAGAGTTTTTtaggtcaaaaatcccgtcaaAAAAACCTTTTGCGACGAggcaaacaaccaaacaaagacgggaataaccgtcgcaaatgtcttttacgacggattaacgacggaattttccaTCAACGACGACCCCTTTTTTATGAAGGGTTCACGATAGGAGATCCCGTCATTAATCGACGATTATTGACCTTTACCGACGAATttttccgtcgttaatgatataattttttatagtgTTGCTTTCAGAAAACCTTATACGCAAAAGGCTCCCCAGTAGTTTTGGTTAGGGATTCATAACACTTCAACAAAGTTGGGTCTATCCCCTTCACTAAAGAAACTCTATGCACCTATTGAGAGTGTCGAGTCACATGGAAAGGTGACTTAGTTCGTTTTTAATGAGCCAAGAGTTCCTTTTTGTTTGTCCCGCCCAAATGTCCTCCCTTTCTTCCGTAACAATGTCACCACATAGCACAAGTgagttatattttattataatagTTTCTCAAAACAATCAAGACTTTAGACTTCCATGCATGAAAGGAATTGCGAGCTTTTACGTTGTTTCTAATTTGGTTTGTAAGAGCTAGAAAAGCTCGTTTGTAAATGACCCGAGTGTATTTGTTGTCATTGTTGTACTATATAAATTTGAGGttatgttctgttcaccttatttccacttattttataaaaaataagttcatatatatTCAGTTaagatcagataagttcagataagataagttcatggaaaataagggttgaccaagtataatttataactaaaataagttcagataagttcaggtaagttcagataagataagttcaggaaaaacaagtgaaaatcaggtgaatagaacgtaCTCTTAAATGTATATATAGTTAACTATTGTCCCAAACTTATTTTTATACATATTTCCTCTGTTTCTTACTTTTCTACTCGATTTGAGTTGTTTTATGATGTTCTACTCATACTTTTTCACTTATTGTACTTGGCAAACATCTTCTACCATTTTACCCTAATTCCAATTTCAGATAAATTTACACATTTTCATTTTATACTCTTACTCACTCGTATTTTCTAAAAACAAGAGTTTAGAAGACGACCTCATGTAAAATGAACATGTGAAAAATCCATAATTCGTGCAAACTATAATTGTTGGGTCGAGTGTTACATGTGATAGAATGCGAACTTAATGGGGTTGGGTTCTCTAGCTCTTTTTAGTTTCCAAGTAAACAAATTATGTAGAATTCAAGGttctgttttatttttatttttatttttatttttattgggtgatgataaaggtcgcaagttgcgacaatatttagttgtcgcaatcttacgtgtcgcagtttaattggtacatataggcgacacgtaggctatgagtcataataatatttttactataaatgcaatatttttactatgaaaatatgtaaataaggtagtcgatataaataaggaaacaaattagaatattaagattttcctagctttttttgaaacatttaaagtaggatatataaattaaatattttagtttccaatttaatcatgacacataagcatgccatgtcatcattgtgacacggcttaaaggtcgcatgttgcgacctttatcattttcgttttatttttattttgggtttcCTTTTTGGATTTTTCTTCTCGAATTTACAAGCTTTGCCGTAAATCTGTGAGGCTGTAATACCATTCACATACCATATGAAATAACTTAGGTATTACATCATTGACTGTTAGTAATCTAATATTATATtaaccttcaaaaaaaaaaaatctaatatattattattattattattattttaattaattaattatgtgatTTACGCTTAATTAAGCAACAATAATGTGGAATATCCTTAAATTTTGGTTGTAATTTCGCATTATTTAGCTTCCTTCACACTTTAGAAGGCTTTTCTTGATAACCAATGAAATTTGTGCCTTTTGCATATACACACTAATACACTATGCAGGAGATCTACTTGTTGCACACATATCacgtttttttaataaatattttcccttttttttttcgaaGTTCATTGGTTCAATTTGTTCACTAATTAGGGGTTTTTTTGATGAATTTGGTTACTTCCAAAGTGGttaattacatcaaattcacgaATTTAGCTA encodes:
- the LOC110792230 gene encoding ribonuclease 3-like protein 2, which produces MTHRFNSPVPLSISTELATITRHHTPAINDMEGCMTAVERILNYRFRDKTLLEEALTHSSCTESKSYQRLEFVGDAVVGLAFANFVYLAYPRVDQGILSLLRAANISTEKLARVAVRHGLYRYVRHNALALDAKVREFALVVESEDELAAIYGGAVKAPKVLADVVESVIAAVYVDCDFDLKYLWKIIRGLLEPIVTLETLPLQPVTMLYELCQKQGKQVDMKHWRKVDTNICSIYVDGKLVATGTSDQKDIAKLNAAKEALEKLSQSGINNRTSIIYEVNDKNEIESAKQKLHELCGKKKWPKATYRIERESGMAHERKFICSVEIETADAKLFMSGDEKSKVKEAENSAASMMIHSLVESNYI